One window of the Candidatus Jettenia sp. genome contains the following:
- a CDS encoding IscS subfamily cysteine desulfurase yields the protein MGEARNDFFIMAELARRLGYGHLYPQNEEELLRHILKASGFTLEDVRANGGTVQVPTVMMQYKKWEKGLLRSDGRPGFDTPTGKFEIASTILEEHGYDPLPVYTEPREGPRSQPETNKRFPLIFNSGSRVTTDFRSQHHTIPGLYKERPEPTVTINTHDARERDIKGGDRVTVQTVRGQVPMRALVTDDIMQGTIDANMGGGGPLGPKAWQECNINELTDLKRYDPISGFPVYKALLCDVRKISEQKESVKIDSGEYGPYAELAMSEEEIKEKRRRIYFDHNATTPLDSEVFEVMTKSMGDCYGNPSSIYKEGKDASCILEASRRSIAQLINCTARRILFTGSGSESNNLVLKGVAFWNKRRNKNHIITTQIEHPSVLATCEWLEKNGMRVTYLTVGRAGMVNPEDLAHAITDKTCLVSIMTANNETGTIQPVKEFARIAREHGALFHTDCVQGMGKIPIDVEVLEVDFLSMSGHKIHGPKGIGVLYIRNGASLEPLIHGGKQEYGLRAGTENIPGIAGFGKAAEIALKNLAQMDAVRSMRDRLEDGIREILPEMILNGHRTERLPNTLNITLPGMRGESIVLALDQNGVSISSGSACRSGSPKPSHVLSAMGLSEEEAHCSVRFSLGIENSREEVETTLFLLRKVIRDSKNIVRFIPCR from the coding sequence GTGGGAGAGGCCAGAAATGACTTTTTTATCATGGCAGAACTTGCACGCCGTTTAGGGTATGGGCATCTGTATCCTCAAAACGAAGAAGAACTTCTCCGTCATATTTTAAAAGCGTCAGGATTTACCCTGGAAGATGTACGTGCCAACGGTGGCACAGTACAGGTTCCCACCGTAATGATGCAATATAAAAAATGGGAGAAAGGACTATTGCGGTCCGATGGAAGACCAGGATTTGATACCCCTACAGGGAAATTTGAAATAGCATCCACTATACTTGAAGAGCATGGCTATGATCCGTTACCTGTCTACACGGAACCCAGGGAAGGTCCCCGCTCCCAGCCAGAAACGAACAAAAGATTTCCCCTTATTTTTAATTCAGGATCAAGGGTAACTACAGATTTTCGCTCACAGCACCATACAATCCCAGGTTTGTATAAGGAACGACCGGAACCGACAGTTACCATAAATACTCATGATGCAAGGGAGCGAGATATTAAGGGTGGTGACCGTGTTACTGTCCAAACAGTACGCGGACAGGTTCCTATGAGGGCGCTTGTTACCGATGATATCATGCAGGGTACCATAGATGCAAATATGGGTGGTGGCGGTCCTCTGGGACCAAAGGCGTGGCAGGAGTGTAATATCAATGAGTTGACAGATCTTAAGCGTTATGATCCTATCTCAGGATTTCCTGTTTATAAAGCGCTTTTGTGTGATGTAAGAAAAATTTCTGAGCAGAAGGAATCCGTCAAGATAGATTCAGGCGAGTATGGACCATACGCCGAACTTGCCATGTCTGAAGAAGAGATAAAAGAGAAGAGAAGACGCATTTACTTTGATCATAATGCCACAACACCGCTTGATTCAGAGGTGTTTGAAGTAATGACGAAATCTATGGGAGATTGTTACGGAAACCCTTCGAGCATCTATAAAGAAGGAAAAGACGCTTCTTGTATCCTTGAAGCATCCCGCAGAAGCATTGCACAATTGATTAACTGTACAGCCCGGCGCATTCTCTTTACCGGTAGCGGCTCAGAGTCAAACAATCTGGTGTTAAAAGGTGTCGCATTTTGGAATAAGAGAAGGAATAAAAACCATATCATAACGACACAGATAGAACATCCGTCGGTGCTTGCGACGTGTGAGTGGCTGGAGAAAAATGGTATGAGGGTGACCTATCTTACTGTAGGCCGTGCGGGAATGGTTAACCCTGAAGATTTGGCTCATGCAATTACTGATAAAACCTGTCTCGTAAGTATAATGACCGCAAATAACGAGACCGGAACAATACAACCTGTTAAAGAATTTGCGCGTATAGCGAGGGAACACGGGGCTTTATTTCATACCGATTGTGTTCAGGGAATGGGAAAGATTCCGATCGATGTGGAAGTCCTTGAGGTTGATTTTTTATCGATGTCAGGCCATAAAATACATGGTCCGAAAGGTATCGGTGTACTCTATATACGAAACGGGGCGAGCCTGGAACCCCTTATTCATGGCGGAAAGCAGGAATATGGATTACGGGCAGGGACTGAAAATATACCAGGAATTGCAGGGTTTGGCAAAGCAGCAGAAATTGCTCTGAAAAATCTTGCACAGATGGATGCGGTAAGAAGCATGCGTGACAGACTCGAAGACGGAATACGGGAAATACTTCCTGAAATGATATTAAACGGGCATAGAACCGAGAGACTTCCGAATACCCTGAATATAACCTTGCCTGGCATGCGTGGGGAATCGATTGTGCTGGCTCTTGACCAAAACGGTGTATCCATTTCTTCAGGCTCTGCTTGTCGCTCCGGTTCTCCTAAACCATCGCATGTTCTTAGTGCGATGGGATTGTCTGAAGAAGAGGCACATTGTTCTGTCAGGTTTTCTCTTGGTATTGAAAATAGCAGGGAAGAGGTTGAGACGACTCTCTTTCTTCTCAGGAAAGTAATTCGTGATTCGAAAAATATTGTTCGTTTTATTCCATGCCGTTAA